CAGGAGTTCCTGACCCCTGAGCAGCGGCAATTTGCTGTCCGGGGAGTTCCTACCTTGCTGGAGGTTTCGGGATTCTCCTATTTCTATGGTGCCTTCATGGTGGGGCCTCAGTTCTCCATGACAGACTATCAGAAACTGGCAAGGGGTGAGATGACTGACGTTCAAGGCCAGAGACCCAATAGGTAATAAAAAGCCACTTAGCTCCTCACCTTCCTAAGATCCCAGAATGCTGAATCCCCCACGTGTTCCCTGCAGCAGAGTGCCTTCTTACCTGGACATTGAAGTACTGTGACCAAAAGTGATTTGTAAGACAAGGCAGTCTTTCAAAAGTTGCTCGTAACTCTCTGCTTAATTTACTAGCATTGTTCCAGGGCGTGAACATCAACAACCATTTGACATCTTTAGTACAGACTCAGTCTCAATCTGGTAATGTTAGCAGCCCAGCTTCCAAATGGAGGCATCTGCTGCAGTGGAACGTGGTGACTCCCTGTTGCTATCTCCCCTACCTCCTCTTCTtcacatctgtttttaaaattgtgagTTTGACGGACTCTTTCCAAGGCTTTTCTTtgactttcatatttttctttcacagttttgTGCCAGCTCTCAAGCGCCTGAGTTTGGGTCTCTTGTTTCTAGTAACCTATACCTTGTCAAGCCTGTACGTCTCTGATGAATACCTCATCTCAGATGATTATATGGTAATATGATTAATTTGGCAGTTCTGGGCTGTGGAAGAATTCCACTTCTCCGGTGGGCACTGGGTCTACAagagtggattttatttttttttcttcagtttttcctcaatttaaaaataaagagcaacTAGTTATAAGCCTTTCCACAACTGATTTGGCTTTACTGCCTGTCCTGTGGATTCCATTTGATGCAGAACAGGAATGTGTTAAGCTgaactgaacaaaataaaaacttttacaAATAGAGAATTAATCTTAGATGCTACTGTTTTTGTAAACCTAACAGGTGTGTTTTGTGACCTTTTAATGACCCTGCATTTAAGCATTACATGCAAAGAACTTCACTAGAGTAACTTGCAAGGCTCACCAGAATCTTTGAGGTTCTTAGAAAACTCATTAACAATTAATTCCTACCTGCAGATTATCAGTGTTTCTGTGTCAGTATGAATAAATGAGGGAGTAAGTTCTGCAATGATTATGCTAATCCCAGAGTCTTCCCAAAGTACCTGTTTCAATACAGCCAAATATTACCAAAGGAAGGAGAATGATGTATAAATTTGCATAAGCCAATAGCCTGGCAGTACAGTCCATATAGCAGTCTCAACACATATAtcagattaaaatgaaagacagtGATGAGATCTCATCTACCTTGTCTCATTATTGCCACTCAACTCcggggtttatttttattctatttcacTCTTATCTCTGCAGGAGAAGCCTTTCTGGTTCCGTTGTGGTTACATATTGATCTGGGGCAAAATTATACTCTACAAATACGTAACTTGCTGGCTTGTTACGGTGAGTCTAGATGTCATTCcagaaacaaaagacaaatgaaCAAAGGTTGCACCTTTGCAGCTACTTAGTATGCTCTTGAATATAGCATTAAATGGAAGTAATCCAAATATCTGGGGATCAGTGCAGGTCAGTTTAGCTTGCTTTAAGTTAGCAAAGGCTAGCTAACTAAAAAGCAGGCAGTTTTTTATCCATTTGTTCCATCTGCAGTGGTGCTCTCCACTCAAGAAAGTTAGAGCTTccacagctctgcctttccagaaaaaaaaaaaaaggcaattttttcctctcatctttcttgctttcttgtgAATCTTTTTTCCATAGGAAGGTGTCTGCATCCTTGTTGGCCTGGGGTACAATGGGAAGGACCAGAGCGGAAAGCCTTTGTGGGATGCCTGTGCCAACATGAAGGTCTGGCTGTATGAGACAACACCTTTGTTCACAGGGACCATCGCTTCTTTCAACATCAACACCAATGCTTGGGTGGCCCGGTGAGCAGGACAAAATTCCCCTTCTATAATGTGTCGGTCACGTCGGTGGCAACAGAACCAAGATCCTAGGCTGAGAGGCAGTATTAGAGGAAGAATCTGCCAGTTTTCAGTTCCTAcactttttcttccacattctGCTGCTGTGCCATTTGAAACAGGTTACTGGCTTAGACCGATCTTTTCATTCAATTTAAAAGACCAATTCATTAATATAGGCAAGCAGCTGAtggcagcaggagggcagagaCTAGAATGGGACCACAGCGAGCCTGGTCAAACAGCCACAGAACTGCTCTAACAGCTGGTTCCTACGTCATGCCTCTCGATGCTCCCTATGCAATGACTTAACCGGGTTTTGGTTCAGCACTTGCTGGGATACACAGCTGAGttgtaaaatactatttttgtgTGCGTTGTCAGATGAGTCACTTCTCCCCATTAGCTGGGACGTCTTTAAGACAAGGGCTGAGGTACATTTTGCCCTTGTAAGGGGAACTCTCTTGCACTCTCTGGCAGGGTGTGCAAAGGACCGTATGGTCCTCTGGGCCCTGCATCTCTGAtgtggagaggggaggagagacaATAAACTAGAAGCACTTttgagtttgtttcttttctgctctagCTACATCTTCAAGCGTCTGAAGTTCCTGGGTAACAAACTGCTGTCACAGGCACTGGCCCTGTTCTTCCTGGCCATTTGGCACGGGCTGCACTCTGGCTACCTGGTGTGCTTTCAAATGGAGTTGCTTATAGTCATCGTTGAAAGACAGGTGCGCTTTGTCTGACTTAACCAGAATGGGGTGGCCTGCATTAGCCTTTCCCCAAGAGTCTGGAAACTGCCACACTGAAGGCTTTGCTTggattaaatgtaaaaaatagcTGCTTGCTTTGGAATTGGTTTTCAAACATGATACAGTTCTGTTCTCAAGAGTTCAGTAGGTTGCTAGCTTCTGCATGGGCAAGCCATGAATTTATCGTAGAAGCTGACAGGAAGAAAAGCGGAGGACTTGGCATACGAGTAGAGGGCAGCTGAAGAGCTTGGCAGCTGGAAAGGTTGGAGGACAAGCACATGAGCTGAATGTCTCTACTAAATCTCCCAGTACTGAGAGAGCAATATTCCATATTTgtactgtggggttttttaattaaaactgtgaGGATGGGGTACTTTTAGCTACTTTTTTTTAGACTGCTTACTAAAATTCATTTTACACAGCTGGATAGAAAACTTTGGCCCCAGAGCCTGCATATATAGTCATAGGACATCCAACtgacaagaatttttttttttttctttaaattaggTCATAAACCTTGTTCGGGACAGTCCTCCCCTAAGCACTTTGGCCTCCATCACTGCCTTGCAGCCCATCTTCTATGTGCTACAGCAGGCTAACCACTGGATGTTTATGGGTTACTCTCTGGTGCCATTTTGCCTTTTCACCTGGGACAAATGGATGAAGGTATTTAGTAGTCACAAACAGACACCTCATGCAACTAACCCTTTTCTCTCCAGCCCGTCTCATATCAGCTGCTGGCTGATCCTTAACCCTGCCTTTTCTCTTCACAGGTGTACAGGTCTATTTATTTCCTTGGCCACGTGTTGTTCCTCACCTTACTATTGGTGTTGCCTTACATTCGCAGATTAATTGTGCCAcgaaaagaaaaactaaagaaagcagaataacAGCCAAAAGGTAAGGCTGCACTAGGTAAAGCAAATCCCACACTTGGGGTAGGAGGGGAAGCAGGGCAGCAGTGTTAAATCCCAAGgtgaaaagcaaacataaaaatcAACCAAAACAACTCtagcacttttctttttcagattgtACCACCCGTGCATTTGTAGGAGTTGACTTAACACTCCGGAAGCAAAGCATCACCTGCCAAGTTTGCTGTCTTGAAGTATGACTTTTTTCAATgtgaggagggggaaagagaaagcacaggGTCAGGGACCCAAAAGGAGGGGAATGGAGTAAGCTTCCTTCCAGACCCTCCACCTTCTGTATGTTGCCTTATCTCTCTGCCACCCTCCAGTGGACACTCGCCTCTCTCTGCTGATATCAGATGATTGTAAAACACTCAACGCAGGCACTGTATTGGATTGGAGCCACCCTCTGACTTTTCTACGTTTGTCATCCAAGATAAAAATTGCtcctggtctttttttttttcatatcgGCTTCACCTCCTTTCCTCTTGGGTGCCTCAGTGTGGGAGCATCAACTGTCACACACTCCCAAGCAAAGTGATGCCACAGGACCGAGTAACTTCAGCTGCAGGGCAAGCAGGGCACAGCTAAGAATTTCAGTTCCATGACtgtaaaaccacaacaatgaCAAATTTGGGCTGAGTCCCTGCTATAAAGGGATCAAGCCTGCCCACATATTAAACACAAGAAAGTAAAATACACAAGCACTCTTAGCAAAAGCAACCTttaataggaggaaaaaaaggttggTGGGGCAGTCCTTTTAAAGTCTCTTTGCTCCAGAAGTTACAAGGATGAAAGATGGGCTCCTGGAAGGAAATTTCAAAGTTGCACCAGGTCCACACCTCAGTAAAAGAGCCTCTCCAGATGTGGAGTCACTGTCTAGGAGTCCACCATgacagtagcagcagcagctcataCTACTCCCCAAACTTCCTCAAAGGCAGTAGTAATTTTAGCACATGTCAGGGCAGCAGAGAGGGGGTAGTTGCTGATGGAGACCATCTTTTCTGTATAGTCAACACTGACctagaggaaggaaaaaaaaaaaataataagctgCAAGTTTTCACTTAGCCCCATCTATTTTCAGTGGTTGGGGAGGCATGATATTTCTCCAAGGTTGAATACAGCCACAATTAAATACAGCAGGACAGCTGCTAGCCCTCACTAGTGCCCTCAGGAGGGAGAAAAGTCCCAAGTGTGGCAATGTTGGGGCCTGTTTTTGACAGGCCTACCTGGGGGGAAACAAAAGGGGGTGGGACAGGGgaaccaagcaaaaaaaaggagcagaaagaaaacaaaaacgAAAAACCCCACATGCCAAGAACAAGACTGAAACCTATGCCGATAAAAATTTTTACAACTCTAAGTAAGGGATAAGTGCACTTACCGAACCGTGGGCAAAAGCTCCCACAACAATGGCAACTGGCTCCGCTGCAGGAACCAGTTGACGCAGATCTGACACCTTTGGAACTGCAAAAGAGGTACCTATCTTCATACAGCCCACAGGGAGATGATCACTGACTGGGTTTTTAATCACCTGTAGAAAGTTAATAGGGGCATAGAAGTAAGAGACCCTGCCACATAGCTAAATCCATGGTtttgcacacacaaaataacccccaaaacaatcaaaaaaatcccaccaaactAAACCCACTCCTACATCACtagctgcagaggaggaatgTTGCGATGTTACCTGCGAACAGTTAAAGAATGTTTACCTTCAACAACTTCTGAGGCCCATCAGCTGCTCGAACACTGAGCTTATGCAGCAGCTGAACtgacaagagaagaaaatcagttaAGCTATCCATTCTTTTGCCAGAGGAATCCTATCCTCTACCTAGTGATCACAGCTACAGTAGACAAAAAGTCTGTCTTTAGAGTTCCCAGCATCTTTTAAAGCGGTCCTAAGAAATACTGATGGGTGAGTTATTTTACTGCTAGCACAGCCTCATGCAGACACTCCCCGCTGTGCTAAGGAGCACATAGTTGGACTATGCATCCTGGAAATCACAAAAAGACACTTTGATTTCTCTGCACTTTGTtcactttcatatttttaaggtTGGTGCAACTTTTTGACTCTTCCCAAAATTCTTCACTCCTAACCACCTTCCTGCAGTATTTTGTGGCTGGT
This sequence is a window from Balearica regulorum gibbericeps isolate bBalReg1 chromosome 1, bBalReg1.pri, whole genome shotgun sequence. Protein-coding genes within it:
- the LPCAT3 gene encoding LOW QUALITY PROTEIN: lysophospholipid acyltransferase 5 (The sequence of the model RefSeq protein was modified relative to this genomic sequence to represent the inferred CDS: deleted 1 base in 1 codon): MGAEGAASGAGAAVLVPLPGSRSDRPVGRPGEKMAVARSGWGLAQLAEALGSSEQALRLIVSILMGYPFALFQRYFLFQKETYLIHLYNVFTGLSIAYFNFGMQFFHSLLCVLIQFLILRLMGRTITAVFTTFFFQMTYLMAGYYFTATEHYDIKWTMPHCVLTLKLIGLAIDYYDGGKDPEFLTPEQRQFAVRGVPTLLEVSGFSYFYGAFMVGPQFSMTDYQKLARGEMTDVQGQRPNSFVPALKRLSLGLLFLVTYTLSSLYVSDEYLISDDYMEKPFWFRCGYILIWGKIILYKYVTCWLVTEGVCILVGLGYNGKDQSGKPLWDACANMKVWLYETTPLFTGTIASFNINTNAWVARYIFKRLKFLGNKLLSQALALFFLAIWHGLHSGYLVCFQMELLIVIVERQVINLVRDSPPLSTLASITALQPIFYVLQQANHWMFMGYSLVPFCLFTWDKWMKVYRSIYFLGHVLFLTLLLVLPYIRRLIVPRKEKLKKAE